From Mycobacterium colombiense CECT 3035:
GTCGGGGTGAACCGGCGCCGCGCCTGATCCAGCAGGTAGTGCGGGGTGCTGATGGTGGCGGTCATAAACGCTCCTTTGCGTGCCCTCCCGGTGACGGCCGTCACTGATTTATAACCTTGGCTGAAAAACTTGACGGCTGTCAAGTTTGCTTTTCGCGCGGCGTGGTGCAAGGTCAGGGAGTGACCAGCCACCCCGCCACTCCGGAGCCGGGCGCACGACGGCGTGGCGACAAACAACGTCAGGCGATCCTGCAGGCGGTGCGCGAACTCCTGCAGGAAAAGCCCTTTGCCGAGTTGTCGGTGAGCACCATCAGCCTGCGGGCCGGGGTGGCGCGATCCGGCTTCTACTTCTACTTCGACTCCAAGTACGCGGTGCTGGCGCAACTCATGGCCGAGGCCGCCGAGGAGCTTGAGGAACTCACCGAGTACTTCGCCCCCCGGCAGGCCGGCGAGTCGCCCGAGCAGTTCGCCAAGCGCATGGTCGGCAGCGCCGCGGCCGTCTATGCGCACAACGACCCGGTCGTGACCGCCTGCAACGAGGCCCGCAACACCGACGTCGAGATCCGCGATCTGCTGGACCAGCAGTTCGAGGTGGTGCTGGGTCAGATCGTCGGGATCGTCGAGGCCGAGATGAAGGCGGGGACGGCCACGCCGATCAGTGACGACCTGCCGACGCTGATCCGCACCCTGGCCGGCACCACCGCGCTGGTGCTGACCGGCGACCCGATCCTGACCGGGCGCGACAGCGACCGTGACCGACGGGTGCGCGTCCTCGAGCAGTTGTGGCTGCACGCGCTGTGGGCAGGCCGTCCCTAGCGCGGTGGTACCGCCGGTATCGTCACCGCCATGGCGCAGAGGGGATCCGGGCGGTCTTTCGCGGGAAAGCGGTGCCTTGTCACCGGTGCGGCGAGCGGCATCGGCCGCGCCACGGCATTGCGGCTGGCCGCGCAGGGCGCCGAGCTTTACCTGACCGACCGCGACCGCGACGGACTCGAACAGACCGTGGCCGACGCGCGCGCGCTGGGCGCGCAGGTCCCCGAGCATCGCGCGCTGGACATCGCCGACTACGACCAGGTGGCCGCGTTCGCGGCCGACGTCCACGCCGAACATCCGAGCATGGACCTCGTCCTCAATATCGCCGGCGTATCGGCGTGGGGCACCGTCGACCGGCTGACCCATGAGCAGTGGAGCAAGATGGTCGCCATCAACCTGATGGGTCCGATCCACGTCATCGAGACCTTCGTCCCGCCGATGGTGGCGGCCAAGCGCGGCGGGCATCTGGTCAACGTGTCGTCGGCGGCCGGGCTGGTGGCCCTGCCGTGGCACGCCGCCTACAGCGCCAGCAAGTACGGGCTGCGCGGCCTGTCGGAGGTGCTGCGCTTCGACCTGGCCCGCCACCGCATCGGCGTGTCGGTCGTGGTGCCGGGAGCGGTGAACACCCCGCTGGTCGGCACGGTGGAGATCGCCGGGGTGGACCGGGAAGACCCCAACGTCGCGCGCTGGATCAGGCGATTCGCGGGCCATGCCGTGTCGCCGGAAAAGGCCGCCGACAAGATCCTGGCCGGGGTGGCCAAAAACCGGTACCTGATCTACACCTCGGCCGACATCCGGGCGCTCTATGCCTTCAAAAGGCTTGCGTGGTGGCCCTATAGCGTGGCCATGCGCCAGGTGAACGTGATCTTCACCCGGGCGCTGCGGCCCGCCCCCGTTCCGCTAGTCCGGCATGGCCAGCTCGAGGCGCACGCCGAGCAGGCGGACCGGCCGGTCGAGCTCGAATAGGTCGAGAACGCGAAGGGCGGCGGGCACGATGACGTCGCGATCGGTGCTGGGCGCGTCGAGCTTGCGAATCTTGGTGCGGGTGTAGAAGGTCGCCGTCCGCACCGTGACCGCCACCCGGGTCACGACCCGGCCGTCGGCCAGCACGTCCGTCAGCGCGCGCTCGGCCAAATTCGTTACGGCCGTGTCCATTTCGGACCGGTCGGTGAGGTCGCGCGGAAAGGTGACCACGTGGCTGCGCGAGCGCGGCACCCAGGGCTCCGCGCTGACCTGGCTGTCGCCGCCACCCTTGGCCAACAGCAGCAGCCACAGCCCGGTCCGCGGGCCGAACGTCGTCGTCAGCAGCTCCGCGTCACAGTGCGCCAGTTCCCATACCGTCGTGATGTCAAGATCCGCAAGCTTTTTCGCCGTCTTGGGGCCCACGCTCCAGAGCGCGTCCACCGGACGGTCGGCCATCAGCGGCATCCAGTTCTCATCGGTGAGCACGAAAATGCCGCCCGGTTTGGCGAAGCCGGTGGCGACCTTGGCGCGCTGCTTGTTGTCGCTGATGCCCACCGAGCAGGACAGCCCGGTTTCCGAGGAGATGACGCCGCGGATCCGCTGCGCGACCTCGCCCGGGTCCTGCGCCGCCGTCACCGCGACATAGGCCTCGTCCCAGCCCCAGACCTCGACCGGATGTCCCAGGTCGCGCAGCAACCCCATCACCTGATCGGACGCCTCGTCGTAGGCGGCCGGGTCCGAGGGAAGGAACGTCGCCTCGGGGCAGCAGCGGGCGGCGGCCCGCAGCGGCATGCCCGCCCGCACGCCGAACTCGCGGGCCTCGTAGGAGGCGCAGGTGACCACCTTGCGCGGTTCGTTCGGATCGCCGCTGCCGCCGACGATCACCGGCAGCCCGGCCAGTTCGGGGTGCCTGCGCAGCTCGACCGACGCCAGGAACTGGTCGAGGTCCACGTGCAGAACCCAGCTCGTGGCGCTCACCGCCCGCAGAGCTTGCGCGCCAGGCTTTCCCACGCGTCGCCCAGCGTCGTCAGCGTGTGACCGCCCTCGGCCAGTTGATGCTCGACGTAGTCCACGTCCAGCAGCGCGAGCAACGCGTCGGTCTGGGCGTCGAGGTCGCCGGTGGAGTCGGCCGCCTTGAGCAGCACCCGCACGTGCGTGCGCAGCACCATGGCCGGTGCGTTGTGCCGGTTCTGCGGGTCGCGGTTGGCCGCGGACAGCAGTTCGCAATGGTCGTGCGCGAACCGGATCCGCTCGCGCCCGAACGCGACCAGCCGGTCGGCCGGCGGCGCGCCGGGGCCCAGCGGCGGCGGCCCGAACAGGAACGCCTGCTGAACGGCCTGCTCGTCCTCGTCCAGCAGCACCATCATCAGGCCGGCCCGGCTGCCGAAGCGGCGGAACAGCGTGCCTTTGCCCACCCCGGCGGCGGCGGCGATGTCGTCGGTGGTGACGGCGTCGGCGCCGCGCTCGGCGACCAGGTTTCGGGCAGCCTGGAGGAGCAGGGCGCGGTTGCGCGCCGCATCGCCCCGTTCCTGGTGCACCACCTGGGGGGCGAACACGTGCAACTCACCCGACCGCTCGCTCACTCCTGCACTTTAACGCTGCCGGAATAAAACGGACTATAGTCCGGTTAGCTCGTGCGAGGATGTACACAACGACCGAAGGGAAACTGCGACAGTGGCAATCAAAATCTTGGCGTTAGTGGGAAGCCTGCGGGCCGCGTCGATCAACCGCCAGATCGCCGAGTTGGCGGGGGCGGTCGCGGCCGACGACGTGGCCGTCACGATCTTCGAGGGGCTCGATGAGCTGCCGTTCTATAACGAAGAGATCGACGACGCGATGAACGCCGGCGCGCCGCAACTGGCCCCGGTGGCCGCGCTGCGCGCCGCGGCGGCCGACGCCGACGCCGCCCTGGTGGTCACCCCGGAGTACAACGGCAGCTACCCCGCCGTCATCAAAAACGCGATCGACTGGCTGTCCCGCCCGTTCGGCGACGGCGCCCTGAAGGGCAAGCCGCTGGCGGTCATCGGCGGGTCCTTCGGCCAGTACGGCGGGGTGTGGGCGCACGACGACACCCGCAAGTCCTTCGGCATCGCCGGCGCGCGGGTCGTGGAGGCGATCAAACTGTCGGTGCCGTTCAAGACCCTGGAGGGCAAGGCGCCCGCCGAGCACCCCGAACTGTCCGCCAACGTGCGCGACGTGGTGGGCAAGCTGGCCGCCGAGGTCGGCTGATTGGCAGAAGTCGACAAGCCGCTCGCCGGGCGACCAGCGCGGTTGGCATAACCGAATAGCAGAAGCCGCCAGCTGCGCCTGGCGGCTTTGCTAGCTGTGCGGCGTCCGGTCGCCGCCGGCGGTGTTGTCGGTGGTCGCTGCTATACCCCTATATAGAGGCGGCCGCGCCTCGGCGTGTGACCTGCGACACGCCGAGCGGGTGGTCGGGTTTATTCGCGACA
This genomic window contains:
- a CDS encoding TetR/AcrR family transcriptional regulator: MTSHPATPEPGARRRGDKQRQAILQAVRELLQEKPFAELSVSTISLRAGVARSGFYFYFDSKYAVLAQLMAEAAEELEELTEYFAPRQAGESPEQFAKRMVGSAAAVYAHNDPVVTACNEARNTDVEIRDLLDQQFEVVLGQIVGIVEAEMKAGTATPISDDLPTLIRTLAGTTALVLTGDPILTGRDSDRDRRVRVLEQLWLHALWAGRP
- a CDS encoding SDR family oxidoreductase, with product MAQRGSGRSFAGKRCLVTGAASGIGRATALRLAAQGAELYLTDRDRDGLEQTVADARALGAQVPEHRALDIADYDQVAAFAADVHAEHPSMDLVLNIAGVSAWGTVDRLTHEQWSKMVAINLMGPIHVIETFVPPMVAAKRGGHLVNVSSAAGLVALPWHAAYSASKYGLRGLSEVLRFDLARHRIGVSVVVPGAVNTPLVGTVEIAGVDREDPNVARWIRRFAGHAVSPEKAADKILAGVAKNRYLIYTSADIRALYAFKRLAWWPYSVAMRQVNVIFTRALRPAPVPLVRHGQLEAHAEQADRPVELE
- a CDS encoding DNA polymerase IV; the encoded protein is MSATSWVLHVDLDQFLASVELRRHPELAGLPVIVGGSGDPNEPRKVVTCASYEAREFGVRAGMPLRAAARCCPEATFLPSDPAAYDEASDQVMGLLRDLGHPVEVWGWDEAYVAVTAAQDPGEVAQRIRGVISSETGLSCSVGISDNKQRAKVATGFAKPGGIFVLTDENWMPLMADRPVDALWSVGPKTAKKLADLDITTVWELAHCDAELLTTTFGPRTGLWLLLLAKGGGDSQVSAEPWVPRSRSHVVTFPRDLTDRSEMDTAVTNLAERALTDVLADGRVVTRVAVTVRTATFYTRTKIRKLDAPSTDRDVIVPAALRVLDLFELDRPVRLLGVRLELAMPD
- a CDS encoding TetR/AcrR family transcriptional regulator; this translates as MSERSGELHVFAPQVVHQERGDAARNRALLLQAARNLVAERGADAVTTDDIAAAAGVGKGTLFRRFGSRAGLMMVLLDEDEQAVQQAFLFGPPPLGPGAPPADRLVAFGRERIRFAHDHCELLSAANRDPQNRHNAPAMVLRTHVRVLLKAADSTGDLDAQTDALLALLDVDYVEHQLAEGGHTLTTLGDAWESLARKLCGR
- a CDS encoding NAD(P)H-dependent oxidoreductase, giving the protein MAIKILALVGSLRAASINRQIAELAGAVAADDVAVTIFEGLDELPFYNEEIDDAMNAGAPQLAPVAALRAAAADADAALVVTPEYNGSYPAVIKNAIDWLSRPFGDGALKGKPLAVIGGSFGQYGGVWAHDDTRKSFGIAGARVVEAIKLSVPFKTLEGKAPAEHPELSANVRDVVGKLAAEVG